One genomic region from Spirulina subsalsa PCC 9445 encodes:
- a CDS encoding DUF4157 domain-containing protein — protein MRDRQQSEPKVRVQSATPTAQTYHTPPSLLQEDFPTPWGNQALGLLQAQRQSGQPKGGGESPFRGLSQELNPPKENRVQAKLTITPAGVSVAFQRNRHEQEADRMAAQVMQKIHHKTIPTPNPSQTIQAKPILPQITPTSSPLGTTVTPQVETAIRQQRGQGQPLPSDIREPLEEAFQTDFRRVRIHTDEESHQLNHSIHALAFTTGQDIFFQRGKYQPHSLQGQELLAHELTHVVQQNSRARTIQRKGDGSLHTLEQVPAILSSLVEEVSQEISSFSATWLESTPTEIELFPWLKVTQPKLKLDQQGKNYGLDIQGRVELNLGSDLATIKPEGTFKINYQSQTKKWDYKTENIGVEVQISDILQFNATNLQYDPTQKSIIIGQAGLKIPDLNNVEATVSQAQINQEGLNWKEVQLKAPDLTLGNYVSLTNAQATIAGASEKYKSKFEGDFGIDLGSPDLLALKGKGHLTVTYEEGKWGCEQKDVGIEGTIANLLNFSASNIQYDHSSKTVTIEKAEISVPDLNNVTASVSEAKIDPSGLNWKEVQLKAPKLALGNYVSLTNAQANIAGASEKYKSKFEGDFGIDLGSPDLLALNGKGHLTVTYEEGKWGCEQKDVGIEGEIAKLLTFKASNIQYDHSSKTVTIEKAGISVPDLNNVTASVSEAKIDPSGLNWKEVQLKAPKLALGNYVSLTNAQATIAGASEKYKSKFEGDFGIDLGSPDLLALNGKGHLTVTYEEGKWGCEQKDVGIEGEIAKLLTFKASNIKYDHSSKTVTIEKAGISVPDLNNVTASVSEAKIDPSGLNWKEVQLKAPKLALGNYVSLTNAQATIAGASEKYKSKFEGDFGIYLGFTRPPSLEREGSSDRDL, from the coding sequence ATGAGGGATAGACAACAATCTGAACCTAAAGTACGAGTCCAGTCAGCAACTCCAACGGCGCAGACCTACCACACGCCACCATCATTATTACAGGAAGACTTCCCAACCCCTTGGGGGAACCAAGCATTAGGGCTTTTACAAGCTCAACGCCAATCTGGGCAGCCGAAGGGAGGGGGGGAGTCCCCATTTCGGGGCTTATCTCAAGAACTAAATCCCCCAAAGGAAAACAGGGTACAAGCTAAGTTAACAATTACCCCAGCAGGCGTTAGCGTAGCCTTCCAAAGGAATCGCCACGAGCAAGAAGCCGACCGCATGGCCGCTCAAGTCATGCAAAAGATACATCATAAAACTATCCCGACTCCCAACCCATCCCAAACCATCCAAGCCAAACCCATCCTCCCCCAAATCACCCCAACTTCTAGCCCTCTTGGGACAACCGTCACCCCCCAAGTTGAAACAGCCATCCGGCAACAGCGAGGTCAAGGACAACCCCTGCCAAGCGATATACGCGAACCCCTCGAAGAAGCCTTTCAAACCGATTTCAGACGTGTTCGGATTCACACCGATGAAGAATCCCATCAGTTAAATCACTCCATTCACGCCCTAGCCTTCACCACCGGACAGGATATCTTTTTTCAGCGCGGCAAGTATCAACCCCATAGTCTTCAAGGCCAAGAACTCCTAGCCCATGAGCTTACCCATGTTGTCCAGCAAAATTCGAGGGCGAGAACCATCCAACGTAAAGGAGACGGGTCACTTCACACCCTAGAACAAGTACCAGCCATCCTCAGCAGTTTGGTTGAAGAAGTTTCCCAAGAAATTTCTAGTTTTTCAGCCACCTGGTTAGAATCCACACCCACAGAAATTGAACTATTCCCCTGGCTAAAAGTCACTCAGCCCAAATTAAAACTAGACCAGCAAGGCAAAAACTACGGGCTTGATATTCAGGGAAGAGTAGAACTTAATCTAGGTTCTGATTTAGCAACCATCAAACCCGAGGGAACTTTCAAAATCAATTATCAGAGCCAAACGAAAAAATGGGACTATAAAACTGAAAATATTGGTGTAGAGGTACAAATTTCCGACATCCTCCAATTCAACGCCACCAATCTCCAATACGACCCCACCCAGAAAAGCATCATTATTGGACAAGCTGGGCTAAAAATCCCCGACCTTAACAACGTCGAGGCCACAGTCAGTCAGGCTCAAATTAATCAGGAGGGATTGAACTGGAAAGAAGTCCAACTCAAAGCCCCCGATTTAACCCTAGGCAATTACGTTAGTCTGACCAACGCTCAAGCCACCATTGCCGGAGCCAGCGAAAAGTACAAGTCAAAATTTGAGGGAGACTTTGGGATAGATTTGGGTTCACCCGACCTCCTAGCCTTGAAAGGGAAGGGTCATCTGACCGTGACCTATGAGGAAGGGAAATGGGGATGTGAACAAAAGGACGTTGGCATTGAGGGAACCATTGCTAACCTGCTCAACTTTAGTGCTAGTAATATTCAATACGACCACAGCAGTAAAACCGTCACCATAGAGAAAGCAGAAATCAGCGTTCCTGACCTCAACAACGTCACGGCTAGTGTGAGTGAAGCCAAGATTGACCCCAGTGGCTTGAACTGGAAAGAAGTCCAACTTAAAGCCCCCAAGTTAGCCCTAGGAAATTACGTTAGTCTGACCAACGCTCAAGCCAACATTGCCGGAGCCAGCGAAAAGTACAAGTCGAAATTTGAGGGAGACTTTGGGATAGATTTGGGTTCACCCGACCTCCTAGCATTGAACGGGAAGGGTCATCTGACCGTGACCTATGAGGAAGGGAAATGGGGATGTGAACAAAAGGACGTTGGCATTGAGGGAGAAATAGCCAAGCTTCTGACCTTCAAGGCTAGTAATATTCAATACGACCACAGCAGCAAAACCGTCACCATAGAGAAAGCAGGAATCAGCGTTCCTGACCTCAACAACGTCACGGCTAGTGTGAGTGAAGCCAAGATTGACCCCAGTGGTTTGAACTGGAAAGAAGTCCAACTTAAAGCCCCCAAGTTAGCCCTAGGAAATTACGTTAGTTTAACCAACGCTCAAGCCACCATTGCCGGAGCCAGCGAAAAGTACAAGTCAAAATTTGAGGGAGACTTTGGGATAGATTTGGGTTCACCCGACCTCCTCGCCTTGAACGGGAAGGGTCATCTGACCGTGACCTATGAGGAAGGGAAATGGGGATGTGAACAAAAGGACGTTGGCATTGAGGGAGAAATAGCCAAGCTTCTGACCTTCAAGGCTAGTAATATTAAATACGACCACAGCAGCAAAACCGTCACCATAGAGAAAGCAGGAATCAGCGTTCCTGACCTCAACAACGTCACGGCTAGTGTGAGTGAAGCCAAGATTGACCCCAGTGGTTTGAACTGGAAAGAAGTCCAACTCAAAGCCCCCAAGTTAGCCCTAGGAAATTACGTTAGTCTGACCAACGCTCAAGCCACCATTGCCGGAGCATCTGAAAAGTACAAGTCGAAATTTGAGGGAGACTTTGGGATATATTTGGGGTTCACCCGACCTCCTAGCCTTGAAAGGGAAGGGTCATCTGACCGTGACCTATGA
- a CDS encoding phage tail protein, which produces MENQPQLSSYLEYLPAYLQTDPLIGQFLGAFEQILSGIPSPEAPPFQPHILTAESESTVGVETVISEIHRYFDPQQTPAEFLPWLAGWIALSLQEDWNEAVKRQFISQMVPLYRIRGTVPGLKKMLTIYLENSGLSYPERTISIFEFPDQPHYFQVQLALPSHQVIQPERYWRECRAAQAIINQEKPAHTFYALRILTLTMQLSQGWGCCYPFTLWEDPSQQRLELEASVHLDPEEFESQLGQDILIRIQGTEKLLEPKGSQRGPVVRQRIFYDQWVGNPRGFFVALANLGDRHLRGTLTLHLHFTLNGQPFSCLILTAPFDLEPNLRIYRPWNDLAAMSGNTRLDSNPASTLQLQNDPPLQIHEPQIQPIDGNTRLGSQRPQTLRLVHDARLRIYQPRPLWDPVEQTTRLGSDQQSTLQLPRDPQTPTLRVYTRRTEYKIGNTRLGPAIGDTLRLIPNSQWLERIYRFRLFELPQQQKLEIEVWVEPDHPIPEEALKINHLLLLRIQSQTAKLSPFPGSYYPNTPNLEFSAQGIRATHTVTYRQFLANLQGFYVVLTNLNPQIVTGTVTIRIKFNLNQRPISLVILEESFALSPRVHALEICHHHPDGTMAGNTIIGRLTPYMLRNAVQTEDWID; this is translated from the coding sequence ATGGAAAACCAACCCCAATTAAGCAGTTATTTAGAATACCTCCCGGCCTACCTGCAAACTGACCCCTTAATTGGTCAGTTTCTCGGGGCTTTTGAGCAGATTTTGAGCGGGATTCCCTCCCCAGAAGCTCCCCCTTTTCAACCCCACATCCTCACGGCTGAATCAGAATCGACCGTGGGGGTAGAAACCGTGATTTCCGAGATTCATCGTTATTTTGACCCCCAACAGACTCCGGCGGAATTTTTGCCGTGGTTGGCGGGGTGGATTGCCCTGAGTTTACAGGAAGATTGGAACGAAGCTGTAAAGCGGCAATTTATCAGCCAAATGGTGCCGCTGTACCGGATTCGGGGAACGGTTCCGGGGTTGAAAAAAATGCTCACCATTTACCTAGAGAATTCTGGGTTGAGCTACCCAGAGCGGACGATTTCGATTTTTGAATTTCCCGATCAACCCCATTATTTTCAGGTTCAGTTAGCCTTACCCAGTCATCAGGTGATCCAACCGGAGCGTTACTGGCGAGAATGCCGAGCAGCCCAGGCGATTATTAACCAAGAAAAGCCCGCTCATACCTTTTACGCGCTGCGGATTTTAACCCTTACGATGCAGCTAAGTCAGGGGTGGGGCTGTTGTTATCCCTTTACCCTGTGGGAAGACCCCTCCCAGCAGCGATTAGAACTTGAGGCCTCGGTTCATCTCGATCCCGAAGAGTTTGAGAGTCAATTGGGGCAAGATATTTTAATTCGCATTCAGGGGACCGAGAAACTGTTAGAACCCAAGGGTAGCCAGAGGGGGCCTGTAGTTCGCCAACGGATATTTTATGACCAGTGGGTGGGGAATCCTCGGGGCTTTTTTGTGGCTTTAGCGAATTTAGGCGATCGCCATCTCCGGGGTACCCTCACCCTCCATCTGCACTTTACACTCAATGGTCAACCCTTCTCTTGTCTCATCCTAACCGCACCCTTTGACCTAGAGCCAAACTTGAGGATTTATCGGCCTTGGAACGACTTAGCCGCCATGTCCGGTAACACCCGCCTCGACAGCAACCCAGCCAGCACCCTGCAACTGCAAAATGACCCCCCCCTGCAAATCCATGAACCTCAAATCCAGCCCATCGACGGCAACACCCGCCTCGGTTCACAACGCCCTCAAACCCTGCGTTTAGTCCATGATGCCCGACTGCGGATCTATCAACCGCGCCCCCTCTGGGACCCCGTAGAACAAACCACCCGCCTCGGTTCAGACCAACAATCAACCCTACAATTGCCCCGTGACCCCCAAACACCCACCCTCCGGGTTTATACTCGCCGTACAGAGTACAAAATTGGCAACACCCGCCTCGGACCAGCCATCGGCGACACCCTGCGCCTCATTCCAAACTCCCAATGGTTAGAGCGAATCTACCGCTTCCGTCTTTTCGAGCTTCCCCAACAACAAAAACTAGAGATTGAGGTGTGGGTTGAACCAGATCATCCCATCCCAGAAGAAGCCCTAAAAATTAACCATCTTTTGCTCCTGCGCATCCAATCCCAAACCGCCAAACTTTCGCCCTTTCCCGGGTCATACTATCCCAACACCCCAAACCTAGAGTTTTCCGCCCAAGGGATTCGCGCCACCCACACCGTCACCTACCGACAGTTTTTAGCCAATCTTCAGGGATTCTATGTAGTGTTAACTAATCTCAATCCTCAAATCGTGACCGGAACTGTCACCATTCGGATCAAATTTAACCTCAATCAGCGACCGATTTCCTTAGTCATATTAGAAGAAAGTTTTGCCCTGAGTCCACGAGTTCACGCCCTAGAAATTTGTCATCACCATCCCGATGGCACCATGGCAGGGAATACCATTATTGGCCGACTTACGCCCTATATGCTGCGAAACGCCGTACAAACTGAGGACTGGATCGATTAA